In Micromonospora sp. NBC_01813, the following are encoded in one genomic region:
- the recA gene encoding recombinase RecA, whose amino-acid sequence MAAVPDKEKALDLALAQIDKQFGKGSVMRLGDRPVIQTAVIPTGSIALDVALGIGGLPRGRVVEIYGPESSGKTTVALHAVANAQRAGGIAAFIDAEHALDPEYAKALGVDTDAMLVSQPDTGEQALEIADMLIRSGALDVVVIDSVAALVPRAEIEGEMGDSHVGLQARLMSQALRKITGVLSTTGTTAIFINQLREKIGVMFGSPETTTGGRALKFYASVRLDVRRIESLKDGTDIVGNRTRVKVVKNKVSAPFKQAEFDIMYGKGISREGSLIDVGVEQSIIRKSGAWYTYEGDQLGQGKEKAREFLRENPDVAAEIEKKILEKLGVGVLGADEAGGPELPPVDF is encoded by the coding sequence ATGGCGGCAGTGCCTGACAAGGAAAAGGCGCTCGATCTGGCGCTGGCTCAGATCGACAAACAGTTCGGCAAGGGCTCGGTGATGCGGCTGGGCGATCGGCCGGTGATCCAGACCGCGGTGATCCCGACCGGGTCCATCGCCCTCGACGTGGCCCTCGGTATCGGCGGGCTGCCCCGGGGCCGGGTGGTCGAGATCTACGGCCCGGAGAGCAGCGGTAAGACCACGGTCGCGCTGCACGCGGTGGCGAACGCCCAGCGCGCCGGCGGCATCGCGGCGTTCATCGACGCCGAGCACGCCCTCGACCCGGAGTACGCCAAGGCACTCGGTGTGGACACCGACGCGATGCTGGTCTCCCAGCCGGACACCGGCGAGCAGGCGCTCGAGATCGCCGACATGCTGATCCGGTCCGGAGCGTTGGACGTCGTCGTCATCGACTCGGTCGCCGCGCTGGTGCCGCGCGCCGAGATCGAGGGCGAGATGGGCGACAGCCACGTCGGCCTGCAGGCCCGGCTGATGAGCCAGGCCCTGCGTAAGATCACCGGCGTGCTGAGCACCACGGGCACCACGGCGATCTTCATCAACCAGCTCCGGGAGAAGATCGGTGTGATGTTCGGCTCGCCGGAGACGACCACCGGTGGTCGGGCGCTGAAGTTCTACGCCTCGGTGCGGTTGGACGTACGCCGGATCGAGAGCCTCAAGGACGGCACCGACATCGTCGGCAACCGGACCCGGGTCAAGGTCGTCAAGAACAAGGTCTCCGCGCCGTTCAAGCAGGCCGAGTTCGACATCATGTACGGCAAGGGCATCTCCCGGGAGGGCTCGCTGATCGACGTCGGCGTCGAGCAGTCGATCATCCGCAAGTCCGGTGCCTGGTACACCTACGAGGGCGATCAGCTCGGCCAGGGCAAGGAGAAGGCGCGCGAGTTCCTGCGGGAGAACCCGGACGTGGCCGCCGAGATCGAGAAGAAGATCCTGGAGAAGCTGGGTGTCGGGGTGCTCGGCGCGGACGAAGCCGGTGGGCCCGAGCTGCCGCCGGTCGACTTCTGA
- a CDS encoding DUF3046 domain-containing protein — translation MRLTDFWGRLDEVFGPAYARSIAADQVLAQLGGRTIAQALAAGEQTVVVWRAVCAAYPDRVPARLR, via the coding sequence ATGCGGTTGACGGACTTCTGGGGACGGTTGGACGAGGTCTTCGGTCCGGCGTACGCCCGCAGTATCGCTGCGGACCAGGTGCTGGCCCAGTTGGGCGGTCGGACCATCGCCCAGGCGTTGGCGGCGGGCGAGCAGACAGTGGTGGTCTGGCGTGCCGTCTGCGCCGCCTATCCGGATCGGGTACCGGCCCGATTGCGCTGA
- a CDS encoding MFS transporter yields the protein MTASTTPPPAPATPVGDTARIQRRTLRLLSGTQVIGGIGVTIGISVGGLLAADLGGVTVSGLAQSAAVVGGALLAVPVVRIMNQYGRRPGLVLAYLVGALGGVLVVAAAAQRWVPLLFVGMVLFGGASTAGLQARYAAVDLAEPHRRGRQLSLVVWATTIGAVTAPNLASAADRSAGGFGLPPLSGPFVVSTVAFLTAGLLVLVLLRPDPLLTARRLAVVVPRQAAAADVGRVPSAAPAPTGGLTPVGAAGHPPARAARGLRPALAVVATQPAARLGIAAVAVGHLVMVGVMAMTPVHLGSAHTGDDLLRIVGLVLSLHIAGMYAFAPVVGWLTDRAGRRPVILGGVGLLLAACAVSGTAGHDAPRLSVGLVLLGLGWSGTMVAGSTLLSESVPVDVRPSVQGLSDLIMGLAGAAAGAVSGVIVGVAGFGVLTALAALATVPLLGLVLRPTSASVVVGPVPAGAGPTGTVSTVTKPVDG from the coding sequence ATGACCGCGTCGACCACCCCGCCGCCGGCACCGGCCACGCCGGTCGGCGACACCGCCCGCATCCAGCGACGCACGCTGCGACTGCTGTCCGGTACCCAGGTGATCGGCGGCATCGGGGTCACCATCGGGATCTCGGTGGGCGGGCTGCTCGCCGCCGACCTCGGCGGGGTGACCGTCTCCGGTCTGGCGCAGAGCGCGGCGGTGGTCGGTGGGGCGCTGCTCGCCGTACCGGTCGTCCGGATCATGAACCAGTACGGCCGCCGTCCCGGGCTGGTGCTGGCCTACCTGGTCGGTGCGCTCGGCGGGGTGCTGGTGGTCGCCGCCGCAGCGCAGCGCTGGGTGCCGCTGCTCTTCGTCGGTATGGTGCTCTTCGGCGGGGCCAGCACGGCCGGGCTGCAGGCCCGGTACGCGGCCGTCGACCTGGCCGAGCCGCACCGCCGGGGTCGCCAACTGTCCCTGGTGGTGTGGGCGACGACGATCGGTGCGGTCACCGCGCCGAATCTCGCCTCGGCGGCGGACCGGTCGGCCGGTGGCTTCGGCCTGCCGCCGCTGTCGGGCCCGTTCGTCGTCAGCACGGTGGCGTTCCTGACCGCCGGGCTGCTGGTCCTGGTGTTGCTCCGCCCGGACCCGTTGCTGACCGCCCGGCGACTCGCCGTCGTGGTACCGAGGCAGGCCGCAGCCGCCGATGTCGGCCGCGTCCCGTCGGCGGCCCCGGCCCCGACCGGCGGCCTTACCCCGGTCGGGGCCGCCGGACACCCACCGGCCCGGGCCGCCCGCGGTCTGCGGCCGGCGCTCGCGGTCGTCGCCACCCAACCGGCCGCGCGACTCGGTATCGCCGCTGTCGCCGTCGGTCACCTGGTGATGGTCGGGGTGATGGCGATGACGCCGGTGCATCTCGGCTCGGCGCACACCGGCGACGACCTGTTGCGGATCGTCGGGCTGGTGCTGAGTCTGCACATCGCCGGCATGTACGCGTTCGCGCCGGTGGTCGGCTGGCTGACCGACCGGGCCGGTCGACGTCCGGTGATCCTCGGCGGGGTCGGGTTGCTGCTCGCCGCGTGTGCGGTCTCGGGCACCGCTGGCCACGACGCGCCACGGCTGTCGGTCGGCCTGGTGCTGCTCGGCCTCGGCTGGTCGGGCACGATGGTGGCCGGATCGACGCTGTTGTCGGAGTCGGTGCCGGTCGACGTCCGTCCGTCGGTGCAGGGCCTGTCCGATCTGATCATGGGACTGGCCGGCGCGGCGGCGGGAGCGGTCAGCGGCGTCATCGTCGGTGTCGCTGGTTTCGGCGTCCTGACCGCGCTCGCGGCGTTGGCGACGGTGCCGCTGCTGGGTCTGGTGCTGCGTCCGACGTCGGCGTCCGTCGTGGTGGGTCCGGTGCCGGCCGGCGCCGGACCCACCGGGACGGTGTCCACGGTGACCAAGCCGGTGGACGGCTGA
- a CDS encoding UdgX family uracil-DNA binding protein (This protein belongs to the uracil DNA glycosylase superfamily, members of which act in excision repair of DNA. However, it belongs more specifically to UdgX branch, whose founding member was found to bind uracil in DNA (where it does not belong), without cleaving it, appears to promote DNA repair by a pathway involving RecA, rather than base excision.), translated as MTADETSPGAQRFVPTDARGLADLRAGAVRCQGCELHADASQVVFGRGDATARVVMVGEQPGDVEDRHGLPFVGPAGRLLRRAVDDAAIPVDQIYLTNAVKHFRFQLRGGRRIHQTPDRMHIAACRPWLVAEFAMLRPEVVVVLGATAGQALLGPGFRVTRSRGVPMPWPDSALRPDDFPAGPAHLVATIHPSAVLRADDQETAYRGLVADLGVASRLIRASPRGAVPAGRA; from the coding sequence GTGACCGCAGACGAGACCAGCCCGGGCGCGCAGCGCTTCGTGCCCACCGACGCCAGGGGCCTCGCCGACCTGCGCGCTGGCGCCGTCCGATGCCAGGGGTGCGAGCTTCATGCCGACGCCAGCCAGGTGGTCTTCGGCCGGGGCGACGCCACCGCCCGGGTGGTGATGGTGGGCGAGCAGCCCGGTGACGTCGAGGACCGGCACGGGTTACCGTTCGTCGGCCCGGCCGGCCGGCTGCTGCGCCGGGCGGTCGACGACGCCGCGATCCCGGTCGACCAGATCTATCTGACCAACGCCGTGAAACACTTCCGTTTCCAGCTACGGGGCGGCCGCCGCATCCATCAGACGCCCGACCGGATGCACATCGCCGCCTGCCGGCCCTGGCTGGTGGCGGAGTTCGCGATGTTGCGGCCGGAGGTCGTCGTGGTTCTCGGTGCGACCGCGGGTCAGGCCCTGCTGGGTCCGGGGTTCCGGGTGACCCGGTCGCGTGGCGTACCGATGCCGTGGCCCGACTCGGCGCTGCGGCCGGACGACTTCCCGGCCGGCCCCGCCCACCTGGTGGCGACCATCCACCCGTCCGCGGTGCTGCGGGCCGACGATCAGGAGACCGCCTACCGTGGCCTGGTCGCCGACCTCGGCGTCGCCAGCAGACTGATTCGCGCCAGCCCACGTGGCGCCGTACCGGCAGGACGGGCATGA
- a CDS encoding aminotransferase class I/II-fold pyridoxal phosphate-dependent enzyme, with amino-acid sequence MAEQYQPTGATASEISASVEAAVRTANLAPGAGLPAVRTLAATLGVSPATVARAYQTLRQRGIVDTDGRRGTRIRPRPPVAGTRSVPAAAPPPGGLDLSTGEPDPTLLPPLARHLTSVAGRLAAGEPATSYADAGPLPELVALATDRLTADGLPSGALTVTSGALDGIERLLTCQLSPGDRVAIEDPGWANLLDLVAALGLTAVPMPVDDDGPTEDGLRAALAAGVAAVVVTTRAQNPTGAILGARRAAALRRVLRTGPDVLLIEDDHAAELSDTLPQVLAGASARWAFVRSASKPYGPDLRVAVLAGDPATVSRVAGRMRIGSGWVSTVLQRLLSELWRDPAVTAAVTAAGAEYRRRRESLRAALDQYGVTSHGDSGLNVWVPVADELHVVTALQAGGYTVSAGARHRLRSAPGIRITVSQLDDSTIPQLAAAVRDANRPSQRTGTGR; translated from the coding sequence GTGGCAGAACAATATCAGCCCACTGGGGCGACCGCCAGCGAGATCTCCGCCAGCGTCGAGGCCGCGGTCCGTACCGCGAATCTGGCGCCCGGTGCCGGCCTGCCGGCCGTGCGGACCCTCGCCGCGACGCTCGGGGTCAGCCCGGCCACGGTGGCCCGGGCGTACCAGACGCTGCGTCAACGAGGCATCGTCGACACCGACGGTCGCCGGGGCACCCGGATCCGCCCCCGACCACCGGTGGCCGGCACCCGATCCGTCCCCGCCGCCGCCCCGCCGCCCGGCGGACTCGACCTGTCCACCGGCGAACCCGATCCCACGCTCCTGCCGCCCCTGGCCCGGCATCTCACCTCGGTCGCCGGCCGGCTGGCCGCCGGCGAACCCGCGACCAGCTACGCCGACGCCGGACCACTGCCCGAACTCGTCGCACTCGCCACCGACCGGCTCACGGCGGACGGGCTGCCGTCCGGCGCGCTGACCGTCACCAGCGGCGCCCTCGACGGCATCGAACGGCTGCTCACCTGCCAGCTGAGCCCAGGGGACCGGGTGGCGATCGAGGATCCCGGCTGGGCCAATCTGCTCGACCTGGTCGCTGCCCTCGGCCTCACCGCGGTGCCGATGCCGGTCGACGACGACGGACCCACCGAGGACGGGCTGCGGGCCGCGCTCGCCGCCGGCGTGGCCGCCGTCGTCGTGACCACCCGTGCCCAGAATCCGACCGGGGCGATCCTGGGCGCGCGGCGGGCCGCCGCCCTGCGCCGGGTCCTGCGTACCGGCCCCGACGTCCTGCTCATCGAGGACGACCACGCGGCGGAGCTGTCGGACACCCTGCCGCAGGTGCTCGCCGGCGCCAGCGCCCGATGGGCCTTCGTTCGCTCCGCGAGCAAGCCCTACGGTCCCGATCTGCGGGTGGCGGTGCTGGCCGGGGACCCGGCCACGGTCAGCCGGGTGGCCGGCCGGATGCGGATCGGCTCCGGCTGGGTCTCGACCGTGCTGCAACGCCTGCTCAGTGAGCTGTGGCGGGACCCGGCGGTCACCGCGGCGGTGACCGCCGCCGGCGCCGAGTACCGGCGCCGACGGGAGTCCCTGCGGGCCGCGCTCGACCAGTACGGGGTGACCAGCCACGGCGACAGCGGACTCAACGTCTGGGTTCCGGTCGCCGACGAACTCCACGTGGTGACCGCGCTGCAGGCAGGCGGCTACACCGTCTCGGCCGGCGCGCGGCACCGGCTGCGCAGCGCGCCGGGTATCCGGATCACCGTCAGCCAACTGGACGACTCGACGATTCCGCAGCTGGCGGCGGCGGTCCGCGACGCGAACCGCCCGTCCCAACGGACCGGCACCGGCCGATGA
- a CDS encoding pyridoxamine 5'-phosphate oxidase family protein gives MYPSTSRTTAARDRGRIGYQRTDAHQILDEAYHCCLTFVVDGAPRALPTLHVRIGDELFLHGSTGSTPLLAARDPDGLPVCVVVTLLDGLVYARSQFHHSANYRSVVVHGTARLVTEAPDKRRVLDALVDKVGSGRAADSRPPTRRELAETAVLAVALTEVSVKCRTGGPGDDPADLALPHWAGVVPLRTVAGPPQPAPGVRTAPPDYLAAVARTPSAAN, from the coding sequence GTGTACCCCAGTACCTCCCGGACCACGGCCGCCCGCGACCGCGGCCGGATCGGCTACCAGCGGACCGACGCCCACCAGATCCTCGACGAGGCATACCACTGCTGCCTGACGTTCGTCGTCGACGGCGCACCCCGGGCCCTGCCCACCCTGCACGTACGCATCGGCGACGAGCTCTTCCTGCACGGTTCGACCGGCAGTACACCGCTGCTGGCCGCCCGCGACCCCGACGGTCTGCCGGTCTGCGTGGTGGTCACCCTCCTCGACGGACTGGTCTACGCCCGGTCCCAGTTCCACCACAGCGCCAACTACCGGTCCGTCGTCGTGCACGGGACCGCCCGGCTGGTCACCGAAGCACCCGACAAACGCCGGGTGCTCGACGCCCTGGTCGACAAGGTCGGCAGTGGCCGGGCAGCCGACAGCCGGCCCCCCACCCGACGGGAACTCGCCGAGACCGCGGTGCTCGCCGTGGCGCTGACCGAGGTGTCGGTCAAGTGCCGCACCGGTGGGCCGGGCGACGACCCGGCCGACCTGGCGCTACCGCACTGGGCGGGCGTCGTACCGCTGCGCACCGTCGCCGGGCCGCCGCAGCCCGCGCCCGGGGTGCGGACCGCGCCCCCCGACTACCTGGCCGCCGTGGCCCGGACCCCGTCGGCCGCGAACTGA
- the leuE gene encoding leucine efflux protein LeuE, translating to MIAMLGITDIWTYVLGTVAIVLLPGPNSLFVLSTAARRGVRQGYRAASGVFLGDTVLMVLSAAGVASLLKTHPALFTVIKYAGAAYLGYVGFTMLRGAWRRWRLRDDPAAPRLVDAAEPAAVRHPFRKATVVSLLNPKAILFFVSFFIQFVDPAYPYPVLSFLLLGLIAQVFSVLYLTVLIFTGTYLAMQFRQRRRLAATITSGVGALFLGFGIKLATASAGAA from the coding sequence ATGATCGCCATGCTGGGTATCACCGACATCTGGACCTACGTCCTCGGCACCGTGGCGATCGTTCTGCTGCCCGGACCGAACTCGCTGTTCGTCCTGTCCACCGCCGCGCGACGTGGCGTGCGGCAGGGCTACCGGGCCGCCAGCGGCGTGTTCCTCGGTGACACCGTGCTGATGGTGCTCTCCGCCGCCGGGGTCGCCTCGCTGCTCAAGACCCATCCCGCGCTCTTCACAGTGATCAAGTACGCGGGTGCGGCGTACCTGGGCTACGTCGGATTCACCATGCTGCGCGGTGCCTGGCGGCGCTGGCGGCTACGCGACGACCCGGCCGCGCCCCGGCTGGTCGACGCCGCAGAACCCGCAGCGGTACGGCATCCGTTCCGCAAGGCCACCGTGGTCAGCCTGCTCAACCCGAAGGCGATCCTGTTCTTCGTGTCGTTCTTCATCCAGTTCGTCGACCCGGCGTACCCGTACCCGGTGCTGTCGTTCCTGCTGCTCGGTCTGATCGCGCAGGTGTTCAGCGTGCTCTACCTGACCGTACTGATCTTCACGGGAACGTACCTGGCGATGCAGTTCCGCCAACGTCGGCGGCTGGCCGCCACCATCACCAGCGGCGTCGGAGCGTTGTTCCTCGGCTTCGGCATCAAGCTCGCCACCGCCAGCGCCGGCGCCGCCTGA
- a CDS encoding hemolysin family protein, translated as MSTGWALLTSVVLLALNAFFVAAEFALVASKRYRLEQAAAAGSRAARAAVDGSRELSLMLAGAQLGITVCTLGLGALAEPAVERLVAPWLESAGLPYAASHLIAFLLALALVVFLHLVVGEMAPKSWAITHPERSALLLALPFRAFARVSRPVLFGLNAIANAMLRAVRVEPQDQLAQVHGPDELRILLEQSREHGLLPPDQHELLAKMLQLERTMVRDVMQPVDQVVVVARTDTADRVEELSRVSGRSRLVVRGDAGELIGVVHVRDAVLANTRGGAPTAEALMARPFVLPATATVTEAVAAMRADQVQLALVTNGTGAQQPVGFVALEDLLEEVIGEFDDETDTAARGRRLR; from the coding sequence GTGAGCACCGGGTGGGCGCTGCTGACCTCGGTGGTGCTGCTGGCGTTGAACGCCTTCTTCGTGGCCGCCGAGTTCGCCCTGGTGGCCAGCAAACGCTACCGGCTGGAGCAGGCAGCGGCAGCCGGATCGCGGGCCGCCCGGGCGGCGGTCGACGGCTCCCGCGAGTTGTCGCTGATGCTGGCCGGGGCGCAGTTGGGTATCACGGTCTGCACCCTGGGCCTGGGCGCGCTCGCCGAGCCGGCGGTGGAGCGGCTCGTCGCCCCATGGCTGGAGTCGGCGGGGCTGCCGTACGCGGCCAGCCACTTGATCGCCTTCCTGCTCGCCCTCGCCCTGGTCGTCTTCCTGCACCTGGTGGTGGGGGAGATGGCGCCGAAGTCGTGGGCGATCACCCATCCGGAACGCTCGGCGTTGCTGCTGGCCCTGCCGTTCCGGGCGTTCGCCCGGGTGTCCCGGCCGGTCCTGTTCGGCCTCAACGCGATCGCCAACGCCATGTTGCGGGCCGTCCGGGTCGAGCCGCAGGACCAGCTCGCCCAGGTGCACGGCCCGGACGAACTGCGGATCCTGCTGGAACAGTCGCGTGAGCACGGCCTGCTGCCGCCGGACCAGCACGAGCTGCTGGCCAAGATGCTCCAGCTGGAGCGCACCATGGTGCGCGACGTCATGCAGCCGGTCGACCAGGTGGTCGTGGTCGCCAGGACGGACACCGCCGACCGGGTCGAGGAGTTGTCCCGGGTCAGTGGCCGGTCGCGGCTGGTGGTCCGGGGCGATGCCGGTGAGCTGATCGGCGTCGTGCACGTCCGGGACGCGGTGCTGGCCAACACCCGGGGCGGTGCGCCGACGGCGGAGGCGTTGATGGCCCGGCCGTTCGTCCTGCCCGCGACCGCCACGGTCACCGAGGCGGTGGCGGCGATGCGCGCCGACCAGGTGCAGTTGGCGTTGGTCACCAACGGCACCGGCGCACAGCAGCCGGTCGGCTTCGTGGCGCTGGAGGACCTGCTGGAGGAGGTCATCGGCGAGTTCGACGACGAGACCGACACCGCTGCCCGGGGTCGCCGGCTGCGGTGA
- a CDS encoding hemolysin family protein: MLIAVGLLLIVVLTVATGYFVAQEFGYVAVDRGRLRTMAEQGDPAAIRALRVTSRLSFMLSGAQLGITVTALLVGYVAEPYLGAGLSDLLGGAGVPAAASLTVSVALALVISTVVQMVLGELAPKNLALARAEALARALSRSTLLYLAVAGPLIRLFDIAANRLLRRIGVDPIEELPSGATAEDLGQIIAASRQQGHLDSVMSTLLDRGLHFRQLTAGEAMVPRVDVHTVWVDAPVTELVELLETGHSRFPVHGSDGVDDVVGIASIADVLTVASARRAATTVGAVMVPPLLVPETLPLPAVLDRLRKGHRQLACVVDEYGGFAGVISLEDIAEELVGPIRDEDDPEEPTPVRQPDGSWLVPARWRIDEVADTTGVGLPTAPEYDTLSGLVMRELGRVPAVGDQISISLDETATGNSHPAGARAVLHVLSVDRHVPDSVRMEVIG; this comes from the coding sequence GTGCTGATCGCCGTCGGTCTGCTGCTGATCGTTGTGCTCACCGTGGCGACGGGTTACTTCGTCGCCCAGGAGTTCGGCTACGTCGCCGTCGACCGCGGCAGGCTGCGGACCATGGCCGAGCAGGGTGACCCGGCGGCGATCCGGGCGTTGCGGGTGACCAGCCGACTGTCGTTCATGCTCTCCGGTGCCCAGCTCGGCATCACCGTGACGGCTCTGCTGGTCGGCTACGTCGCCGAGCCGTACCTCGGGGCCGGCCTGTCGGACCTGCTCGGCGGTGCCGGCGTGCCGGCGGCGGCGAGTCTGACCGTCTCCGTCGCCCTGGCCCTGGTCATTTCCACCGTGGTACAGATGGTCCTCGGGGAGCTGGCGCCGAAGAATCTGGCCCTGGCCCGGGCCGAGGCGTTGGCGCGGGCGCTGAGCCGGTCGACGTTGCTCTACCTCGCCGTCGCCGGGCCGTTGATCAGGCTGTTCGACATCGCGGCGAACCGGCTGCTGCGGCGGATCGGCGTCGATCCGATCGAGGAACTGCCCAGCGGTGCCACCGCCGAGGACCTCGGCCAGATCATCGCGGCGTCGCGCCAGCAGGGGCATCTCGACTCGGTGATGTCCACACTGCTCGACCGGGGCCTGCACTTTCGTCAGCTGACCGCAGGGGAGGCGATGGTGCCCCGGGTCGACGTGCACACGGTGTGGGTCGACGCACCCGTCACCGAACTGGTCGAGCTGCTGGAGACCGGCCATTCGCGGTTCCCGGTGCACGGCTCCGACGGCGTCGACGACGTGGTCGGCATCGCCAGCATCGCCGACGTGCTCACCGTGGCGTCGGCGCGGCGGGCCGCGACGACCGTCGGAGCCGTGATGGTGCCGCCGCTGCTGGTCCCGGAGACCCTGCCGCTGCCGGCGGTGCTGGACCGGCTGCGCAAGGGCCATCGTCAGCTTGCCTGTGTGGTCGACGAGTACGGCGGGTTCGCCGGCGTGATCAGTCTGGAGGACATCGCCGAGGAACTGGTCGGCCCGATCCGCGACGAGGACGACCCGGAGGAGCCGACTCCGGTCCGCCAGCCGGACGGTTCCTGGCTGGTGCCGGCCCGCTGGCGCATCGACGAGGTCGCCGACACGACGGGCGTCGGGCTGCCGACCGCGCCGGAGTACGACACGCTGTCCGGCCTGGTCATGCGCGAACTGGGGCGGGTGCCCGCCGTCGGTGACCAGATCTCGATCAGCCTCGACGAGACGGCGACCGGCAACAGCCACCCCGCCGGTGCGCGGGCGGTGCTGCACGTGCTCTCCGTAGACCGGCACGTGCCGGACTCGGTCCGGATGGAGGTCATCGGGTGA
- the mnhG gene encoding monovalent cation/H(+) antiporter subunit G: MNAVTDVLSGVFLVGGALLSLAASIGLVRFPDVASRMHAATKPQVLGLLLVLAGVALRLSSGTELATLLLVAIFQMATAPVAAHMIGRAAYRADLVRRDLLITDEAVGMSAERPIAERSGTDR; this comes from the coding sequence GTGAACGCTGTGACCGACGTGCTGTCCGGTGTGTTCCTGGTCGGCGGAGCCCTGCTCAGCCTGGCCGCCAGTATCGGTCTGGTGCGGTTTCCCGACGTCGCCTCGCGGATGCACGCGGCGACCAAACCGCAGGTGCTCGGGCTGCTGCTGGTCCTCGCCGGGGTGGCGTTGCGGTTGTCCAGCGGGACCGAGTTGGCGACCCTGCTGTTGGTGGCGATCTTCCAGATGGCGACCGCACCGGTGGCGGCACACATGATCGGCCGGGCCGCCTACCGTGCCGACCTGGTGCGGCGGGATCTGTTGATCACCGATGAGGCGGTCGGGATGAGTGCGGAGCGCCCGATCGCCGAACGGTCGGGAACCGATCGATGA
- a CDS encoding monovalent cation/H+ antiporter complex subunit F, which produces MTAVGVVVGVLLGTAALLAVGRIIRGPSLLDRVVATEVLIAILVGGIAAEAAVNRHATTLPVLVVLSLLGFVGSVSIVRFVAARSPATAAAERGKEK; this is translated from the coding sequence ATGACCGCCGTCGGTGTCGTCGTGGGTGTCCTGTTGGGTACGGCGGCCCTGTTGGCCGTCGGACGGATCATTCGTGGCCCCTCCCTGCTGGACCGGGTGGTGGCCACCGAGGTACTGATCGCGATCCTCGTCGGCGGTATCGCCGCCGAGGCGGCGGTGAACCGGCACGCCACGACGTTGCCGGTGCTGGTCGTGCTGTCGCTGCTGGGCTTCGTGGGCTCGGTGAGCATCGTCCGGTTCGTGGCCGCTCGATCGCCCGCGACGGCCGCGGCGGAGCGGGGGAAGGAAAAGTGA
- a CDS encoding Na+/H+ antiporter subunit E, with protein MSPVSKAARWRSQLIAAAVLVVLWNLFYGQFSIGNLIGGTLVALVVITVFPLPPVAFEGRIRPLAVLRFLGRFVVDLFTASAQVAWAAVRFGHTPRSAVIAVRLRVRTDLNMTLTGEALSLIPGSLIVEADAATGTLYIHVLDVTDQRDVERAREKVLALEARIVRAIGSADEVRQLDAPAPRQATAR; from the coding sequence ATGAGTCCCGTCTCCAAGGCCGCGCGGTGGCGCAGCCAACTCATCGCAGCCGCCGTGCTGGTGGTGCTGTGGAACCTGTTCTACGGGCAGTTCTCGATCGGAAATCTGATCGGCGGCACGCTGGTCGCGCTGGTGGTCATCACGGTCTTCCCGCTGCCCCCGGTCGCGTTCGAGGGCCGGATCCGGCCGCTGGCGGTGCTGCGGTTCCTCGGCCGGTTCGTGGTCGACCTGTTCACCGCGAGTGCGCAGGTGGCCTGGGCGGCGGTCCGGTTCGGACACACCCCGCGCAGCGCGGTGATCGCGGTCCGGCTGCGGGTCCGCACCGACCTCAACATGACCCTCACCGGTGAGGCGCTGTCGCTGATCCCGGGAAGCCTCATCGTCGAGGCCGACGCGGCGACCGGCACGCTCTACATCCACGTGCTCGACGTGACCGATCAACGTGACGTCGAGCGGGCCAGGGAGAAGGTGCTCGCGTTGGAGGCCAGGATCGTACGTGCGATCGGCTCGGCCGATGAGGTGCGTCAACTCGACGCGCCGGCACCGCGACAGGCCACGGCCCGATGA